In Gemmata obscuriglobus, a single genomic region encodes these proteins:
- a CDS encoding peptidase: protein MNRREFLAAAATASSGPILLGMTRKAEEKNPVIGVEGHKYECVHNWGELPGGYEWQTTHNVALDAAGNVYITHQGSKATKASRDTVMVFDPKGKFIRSFGKEWINGGHGIAIRKEGGEEFIYLSNTWEQPKLVKTNLKGEEVWRKGRPECKEYENPSTKYDPTNICWLPDGGFNVGDGYGSHYMFNYDKDGKLQKVFGGAGTEPGKFKTPHGQWLDERDPKNPVLVVCDRANARLQRFTPDGTAIDATEGGKVVLFPAHAKTRGDVLLVPDLHARVSLFDKENKPIVHLGDDAAWRKKVLGENIRAKPKEWLPGKFVHPHDAAFDADGNIFVVEWVSTGRITLLRKV from the coding sequence ATGAACCGTCGCGAATTCCTGGCCGCCGCAGCCACTGCGTCTTCCGGCCCGATCCTGCTCGGCATGACGCGCAAAGCGGAAGAGAAGAACCCCGTCATCGGGGTTGAGGGGCACAAGTACGAGTGCGTCCACAACTGGGGCGAGTTGCCGGGCGGTTACGAGTGGCAAACGACCCACAACGTCGCGCTCGACGCCGCGGGGAACGTGTACATCACGCACCAGGGGTCGAAAGCCACCAAGGCCAGCCGTGACACGGTAATGGTGTTCGACCCCAAGGGGAAGTTCATCCGGTCGTTCGGCAAGGAGTGGATCAACGGCGGGCACGGGATCGCCATCCGTAAAGAGGGCGGCGAGGAGTTCATCTACCTGTCCAACACCTGGGAACAGCCGAAGCTGGTGAAGACCAACCTGAAGGGCGAGGAGGTGTGGCGAAAGGGCCGCCCCGAGTGCAAGGAGTACGAGAACCCCTCGACGAAGTACGACCCCACCAACATTTGCTGGCTGCCGGACGGGGGCTTCAACGTCGGCGACGGGTACGGCTCGCACTACATGTTCAACTACGACAAGGACGGCAAGCTCCAGAAGGTGTTCGGCGGCGCGGGCACCGAGCCGGGCAAGTTCAAGACCCCGCACGGCCAGTGGCTCGACGAGCGCGACCCCAAGAACCCGGTGCTGGTGGTGTGCGACCGGGCGAACGCGCGCCTGCAACGGTTCACCCCCGACGGAACGGCGATCGACGCCACCGAGGGCGGCAAGGTGGTGCTGTTCCCGGCCCACGCGAAGACCCGAGGCGATGTGCTGCTGGTCCCCGACCTGCACGCCCGCGTGAGCCTGTTCGACAAGGAGAACAAGCCGATTGTTCACCTGGGCGATGACGCCGCGTGGCGCAAGAAGGTGCTCGGCGAGAACATCCGTGCCAAGCCGAAGGAGTGGCTGCCGGGCAAGTTCGTCCACCCGCACGACGCCGCGTTCGACGCCGACGGCAACATCTTCGTCGTCGAGTGGGTCAGCACCGGCCGCATCACGCTCCTGCGCAAGGTGTGA
- a CDS encoding sialidase family protein encodes MLRFLPVLALALCSAPTTAAEPEKIDVFAAGTGGYAMYRIPGVVVTQAGTVLAYCEARKTGSDWATIDILLRRSTDGGRTWDDPQKVADVKGPKERNPVAVAKKLGKPDDITYNNPVMIADRSGAVHLLFCLDYMRCFHSRSGDDGRTWSEPAEITATAFEPLKKAHDWKVIATGPGHGIQLKGGRLVVPVWLALGTGGGGHGDSVAATISSDDGGKTWKPGEVAAPRTAEILSPNESTVCELTDGSVMLNARSPSKANRRLVTISADGATKWSQPTFDDALPEPLCMGSLLSVPGTKLVLFSNPDNLDKAGAKSPPAPGTGRDRKNLTVRLSDDSGKTWAAKRSVEAGFSAYSDLALAKDGTVLLFYERADDKGTKYGRLTVTRFPVEWVRGK; translated from the coding sequence ATGTTACGCTTCCTGCCCGTGCTCGCGCTGGCCCTGTGCAGCGCGCCCACAACCGCCGCCGAGCCGGAAAAAATCGACGTGTTCGCGGCCGGCACGGGCGGGTACGCGATGTACCGCATCCCCGGCGTCGTGGTGACCCAAGCGGGCACGGTGCTCGCGTACTGCGAGGCCCGCAAGACCGGCAGCGATTGGGCCACCATCGACATCCTGCTCCGCCGCAGCACCGACGGCGGCAGAACGTGGGACGATCCGCAGAAGGTCGCGGACGTGAAGGGGCCGAAGGAGCGGAACCCGGTCGCGGTCGCGAAGAAACTCGGGAAGCCGGACGACATCACGTACAACAACCCCGTGATGATCGCGGACCGGTCGGGCGCCGTTCACCTGCTGTTCTGCCTCGATTACATGCGGTGCTTCCACTCCCGGTCGGGCGACGACGGCAGGACCTGGAGCGAACCGGCCGAGATCACCGCCACCGCCTTCGAGCCGCTCAAGAAAGCCCACGACTGGAAGGTTATCGCGACCGGCCCCGGCCACGGCATTCAGCTCAAAGGCGGGCGGCTGGTCGTCCCGGTGTGGCTCGCGCTCGGGACCGGCGGGGGCGGCCACGGCGACAGCGTGGCGGCGACCATTTCCAGCGACGACGGCGGCAAAACCTGGAAACCGGGCGAGGTCGCGGCCCCGCGCACCGCGGAGATTCTCAGCCCGAACGAATCGACGGTGTGCGAACTGACCGACGGGTCGGTGATGCTCAACGCCCGCAGCCCGTCGAAGGCGAATCGGCGGCTGGTCACGATCAGCGCCGACGGCGCCACCAAGTGGAGCCAGCCGACGTTCGACGACGCGCTGCCGGAACCCCTTTGCATGGGGTCGCTCCTGAGCGTACCCGGCACGAAGCTGGTGCTATTCAGCAACCCCGACAACCTCGATAAGGCCGGCGCCAAGTCGCCCCCGGCACCCGGCACCGGCCGCGACCGCAAGAACCTGACCGTGCGCCTTAGCGACGACAGCGGGAAGACGTGGGCCGCGAAGCGGAGCGTGGAAGCGGGGTTCAGCGCCTACTCCGACCTCGCGCTCGCGAAGGACGGCACCGTGCTGCTCTTCTACGAGCGCGCCGACGATAAGGGAACCAAGTACGGGCGGCTCACGGTCACGCGGTTCCCGGTCGAATGGGTCCGCGGGAAGTAG
- the ltaE gene encoding low-specificity L-threonine aldolase, translating to MIDLRSDTVTRPTPGMMAAMMAAPVGDDVYGEDPTVNELERRTAALFGLEAGLFVPSGTMANQIAVRVHCRPQDEALLETTSHIRLWEAGGAAALSGVTLTPIDSPTRDGRLSTSDFTGRVSPDDMHSVRTRLVCLEVTHNRGGGTVLSPDAIGDISRWGRQHNLAMHLDGARVWNAIVKTGVPADVWGRMFDTVNVCFSKGLGTPVGSMLLGPRDLIAQARRVRKLFGGAMRQVGFLAAACLYALDHHIERLAEDHENAQVIAKAVEQVPGFTLAPRTVETNLVWFEVDARHGNAKAVAERLKAKGVLVAPLGAHVVRVVTHLDVSRDQCQKAADAIRALAG from the coding sequence ATGATCGACCTCCGCAGCGACACCGTGACCAGGCCGACGCCGGGGATGATGGCCGCGATGATGGCCGCCCCCGTCGGCGACGACGTGTACGGCGAAGACCCGACCGTCAACGAACTGGAGCGCCGAACGGCCGCGCTGTTCGGCCTCGAAGCGGGGCTGTTCGTCCCGAGCGGGACGATGGCGAACCAGATCGCGGTGCGGGTCCACTGCCGCCCGCAGGACGAGGCGCTGCTCGAAACCACCAGTCACATCCGGCTGTGGGAGGCGGGCGGCGCCGCAGCGCTGAGCGGGGTCACGCTCACCCCGATCGACAGCCCCACGCGGGACGGGCGGCTCAGCACCAGCGACTTCACGGGCCGGGTGAGCCCCGACGACATGCACTCGGTGCGCACGCGGCTCGTGTGCCTGGAGGTGACCCACAACCGCGGCGGCGGGACCGTGCTCTCTCCGGATGCGATCGGCGACATCTCCCGCTGGGGGCGGCAGCACAACCTCGCGATGCACCTCGACGGCGCCCGGGTCTGGAACGCGATCGTGAAGACCGGCGTGCCCGCGGACGTGTGGGGCCGGATGTTCGACACGGTCAACGTGTGCTTCAGCAAGGGACTCGGGACGCCGGTCGGATCAATGCTGCTCGGCCCGCGCGACCTGATCGCGCAGGCGCGCCGGGTCCGCAAGCTGTTCGGCGGCGCGATGCGGCAAGTCGGGTTCCTCGCCGCCGCGTGTCTGTACGCGCTCGACCACCACATCGAGCGCCTCGCCGAGGACCACGAGAACGCCCAGGTCATCGCGAAGGCGGTCGAACAGGTGCCCGGATTCACACTCGCCCCGCGCACGGTCGAAACGAACCTCGTGTGGTTCGAAGTGGACGCACGCCACGGGAACGCGAAGGCGGTGGCGGAACGGCTCAAGGCGAAGGGGGTGCTGGTCGCCCCGCTCGGGGCGCATGTGGTGCGGGTCGTCACGCACCTCGACGTGTCCCGCGATCAGTGCCAGAAGGCCGCGGACGCGATCCGGGCGCTCGCGGGCTGA
- a CDS encoding TIGR03066 family protein gives MRHAFVVLCVVCGALGAAPVPKERSDAEKVVGTWRMTLDSSGGTSTDVELDFYQGGKMVIRQRLGNGRVSLYEGSYRVVGNELPYEVNQGGAVKKETLTIKKLTTHELIVVDPDGLKEEFVRIKKKPDPNPGDK, from the coding sequence ATGCGACACGCCTTCGTCGTACTGTGTGTGGTGTGCGGTGCTCTTGGAGCGGCCCCGGTGCCCAAGGAGCGGTCCGACGCCGAAAAGGTGGTCGGCACCTGGCGGATGACACTCGACTCGAGTGGGGGCACGAGCACCGACGTGGAACTCGACTTCTACCAGGGCGGGAAGATGGTGATCCGCCAGCGGCTCGGGAACGGCCGGGTGTCGCTGTACGAGGGCTCGTATCGCGTCGTCGGCAACGAACTCCCCTACGAGGTCAACCAGGGCGGGGCGGTGAAGAAAGAGACGCTGACCATCAAGAAGCTCACCACACACGAACTCATCGTTGTGGACCCCGACGGGTTGAAGGAAGAGTTCGTCCGGATCAAGAAGAAGCCCGATCCGAACCCGGGCGACAAGTAG
- a CDS encoding TIGR03066 family protein codes for MRTLLGIGMALALAAGTAAGAADEKFDAKKLIGKWQPIKSKKGEDKSKKSESMVVEFTKDGKVVLTDGAEGKEVKIEGTYKLEGDKLTFALKVLGEEVKDTVTLTKLTDDEMAGKSKDNEEAAFKKVKAKPEK; via the coding sequence ATGCGGACTTTACTCGGAATCGGGATGGCACTCGCGCTGGCCGCCGGAACCGCGGCGGGAGCGGCCGACGAGAAGTTTGACGCCAAGAAGCTGATCGGCAAATGGCAGCCGATCAAGTCCAAGAAGGGCGAGGACAAGTCCAAGAAGAGCGAGAGCATGGTGGTGGAGTTCACCAAGGACGGCAAGGTCGTCCTCACCGACGGGGCGGAGGGGAAGGAAGTCAAGATCGAGGGCACCTACAAGCTGGAAGGCGACAAACTCACCTTCGCGCTCAAGGTTCTGGGTGAGGAAGTGAAGGACACGGTTACCCTGACCAAGCTGACCGACGACGAAATGGCGGGCAAGAGCAAGGACAACGAAGAGGCGGCGTTTAAGAAGGTGAAGGCGAAGCCCGAGAAGTGA